A part of Myxococcus landrumus genomic DNA contains:
- a CDS encoding adenylate/guanylate cyclase domain-containing protein, giving the protein MSASSPLFGDLLLKLGLVTPSQVQEALALQALTGQRVGEALISLGYVTREQIQDALGEALGLHHDKGPAQPALGELLVGLKYVTLAQLDEALARQRRDGRRLGEILVELGHCTYKQIYEALGLQNRIAGRQENPRPFIDGRRRVVVVDDSPLACAFVQEGLVGLGYEVLCFQDPFEALEGMSRLQPAIVLSDLEMPGLDGVELCRRLKEGPTRGLPVIILTANDREAERVRGLRAGADDYVNKSASMDELAARIESVVRRTGETERMRKLFARYTSAAVVDEILKSADAVVLTGEKREVTLLFADIRNFTGLAESLPPEQVVGVLNQVLGRLSDAVLTCGGTLDKFLGDGLMAVFGAPVARSDDALRALQCAKMMMNAMTDLRVEAEAEWAANGREGHPLVLELGVGINSGVVVAGNIGSTVRSEYTCIGDAVNVAARLCALAGPGEILVGERTRELVDANETAFEDLPPVRLKGKQQPVPLFRAL; this is encoded by the coding sequence ATGAGCGCATCCAGCCCCCTCTTCGGTGACCTCCTGCTCAAGCTGGGTCTGGTCACTCCCTCGCAGGTGCAGGAGGCGCTGGCGTTGCAGGCGCTGACGGGCCAGCGGGTGGGGGAGGCCCTCATCTCGCTGGGCTACGTCACCCGGGAGCAGATTCAGGATGCGCTGGGCGAGGCCCTGGGACTGCACCACGACAAGGGCCCCGCACAGCCCGCGTTGGGGGAGCTGCTGGTGGGGCTCAAATACGTGACGCTCGCGCAGCTCGACGAGGCCCTGGCCCGGCAGCGCCGCGATGGCCGCCGGCTGGGGGAAATCCTCGTGGAGCTGGGGCACTGCACGTACAAGCAAATCTACGAGGCGCTGGGCCTGCAGAACCGCATCGCCGGGCGACAGGAGAATCCGCGCCCGTTCATCGACGGCCGCCGTCGCGTCGTGGTGGTGGATGACAGTCCGCTGGCGTGTGCCTTCGTGCAGGAGGGCCTGGTGGGCCTGGGCTACGAGGTGCTGTGTTTCCAGGACCCGTTCGAGGCGCTCGAGGGCATGAGCCGGCTTCAGCCCGCCATCGTCCTCAGTGACTTGGAGATGCCGGGCCTGGACGGCGTGGAGCTGTGCCGCAGGTTGAAGGAAGGCCCCACGCGAGGGCTGCCCGTCATCATCCTCACCGCGAATGACCGCGAGGCGGAGCGCGTGCGAGGCCTGCGCGCCGGCGCCGACGACTACGTCAACAAGTCCGCGTCCATGGACGAACTGGCCGCGCGCATCGAGAGCGTGGTGCGGCGCACGGGCGAGACGGAGCGCATGCGCAAGCTGTTCGCGCGCTACACGTCCGCGGCGGTGGTGGACGAAATCCTCAAGAGCGCGGACGCGGTGGTGCTCACCGGTGAGAAGCGCGAGGTGACGCTGCTGTTCGCGGACATCCGCAACTTCACGGGGCTGGCGGAGAGCCTCCCTCCCGAGCAGGTCGTCGGGGTGCTCAACCAGGTGCTGGGCCGGTTGTCGGACGCGGTGCTCACGTGTGGCGGCACGCTGGACAAGTTCCTGGGCGATGGGCTGATGGCGGTGTTCGGTGCGCCGGTGGCGCGCTCGGACGATGCGCTGCGCGCGTTGCAGTGCGCGAAGATGATGATGAACGCCATGACGGACCTGCGCGTGGAGGCGGAGGCGGAGTGGGCCGCCAACGGGCGCGAGGGCCACCCGCTGGTGCTGGAGCTGGGCGTCGGCATCAACTCGGGCGTGGTGGTGGCGGGCAACATCGGCAGCACGGTGCGCTCCGAGTACACGTGTATCGGCGATGCCGTGAATGTGGCCGCGCGGCTGTGTGCCCTCGCGGGGCCTGGGGAAATCCTGGTGGGTGAGCGCACCCGGGAGCTGGTGGACGCCAACGAGACAGCCTTCGAGGACCTGCCTCCCGTCCGCCTGAAGGGTAAGCAACAGCCCGTGCCGCTATTCCGCGCGCTTTAG
- a CDS encoding sensor histidine kinase, whose amino-acid sequence MKVPESNLAAAADRMARTLERLTVAPSVRAVLEALLREAASALGASGAFMCWREDEGVPQVLTTPGLPDDATHACGERLLEGARDIAGALLPYVTVDLERDSLLAETQEARARMGAVSLVSLPLTSSVGEGVVGVLCGIQREGWVPQEEALQRFGLHARLAGLVLEREQATVRARAEVGRAEVSRLGRFQAVTEAFGQTLTREAVAQVVLDLGLPAVGAVAGMVHLTGEGGAAAERIASVGLPEGVLEPLRALSRVGQGSTARTEAPVWLETRAAVRGRSVKLAEAMAGGPLRALALLPLFVEGRAFGTLAFGFEREAGFSALERASIVGLSRQCGQALERARLYEREHTARLEAEALGARLSLLADASALVSGSLGWEETVSGVARLALGHFADGCAVDSYEDGVVRRLAVLHADPEKAERVLELTSFPAEQGTPSPLTRVLSSGQPRMERRRTRMTPGEGGVLPVWGDSTLIITPLVARQRTLGALTFVRDAERPPFGVEDLSLAEELARRAALAMDNARLFRAARAAEEESRRSAARLHVLVQVSQLIAEAGLDLPTVLDVLARKVSEALGGGCVLQLLAEDREQLELVAAHHPDPVARGVLESSLRMNPARVGEGLSGRVVATGQTLFVPRLSAEELLGDRSPEGISFLEHYGPQSLIIVPLGARGRVLGTLGVIREARGREYTAEERALLESLAARAALAIEDARLYGAATQAVKARDELLSVAGHELKSPLNALQLQIHLLARMAKDAMSASGLAERAEKAARAGQRLGLLIDDLLDVSRISAGRLSLNREDVDLASLTRELVSRMSEELVRAGSEVRLLADAEVVGHWDRLRLEQVLVNLLSNAAKYGAGRPVTVQVEPRSVGAALLVRDEGIGVAPEDQERIFERFERTESAQHFKGLGLGLWITKRIVEAHGGSIRVESQPGRGSTFTVELPLSGVPQA is encoded by the coding sequence ATGAAGGTGCCCGAGAGCAACCTGGCAGCCGCGGCGGACCGCATGGCGCGGACCCTGGAGCGGCTGACCGTGGCGCCGTCCGTGCGGGCGGTGCTGGAGGCGCTGCTGCGCGAAGCGGCGTCGGCCCTCGGTGCGTCCGGTGCCTTCATGTGTTGGCGAGAGGACGAAGGTGTCCCTCAGGTGCTCACCACGCCCGGCCTGCCGGATGACGCCACGCACGCGTGCGGCGAGCGCTTGTTGGAAGGGGCTCGGGACATCGCCGGGGCGCTGCTTCCCTATGTGACGGTGGACCTGGAGCGCGACTCGCTCCTGGCGGAGACGCAGGAGGCTCGGGCCCGGATGGGCGCGGTCTCCTTGGTGTCGCTGCCGCTCACGTCTTCCGTGGGCGAGGGTGTCGTGGGCGTGTTGTGTGGCATCCAACGCGAGGGGTGGGTGCCTCAGGAGGAGGCCCTCCAGCGCTTCGGGCTGCATGCGCGTCTTGCGGGGCTGGTGTTGGAGCGCGAGCAGGCGACAGTCCGGGCACGTGCGGAAGTGGGGCGGGCGGAGGTGTCCCGGCTGGGACGGTTCCAGGCGGTGACGGAGGCGTTTGGCCAGACGCTCACGCGCGAGGCGGTGGCGCAGGTGGTGTTGGACCTGGGCCTTCCCGCGGTGGGCGCGGTGGCGGGCATGGTGCACCTGACGGGAGAGGGGGGCGCGGCGGCGGAGCGCATCGCCTCGGTGGGGCTGCCGGAGGGCGTGCTGGAGCCGCTGCGGGCCTTGTCCCGAGTGGGACAAGGGAGCACGGCGCGGACGGAGGCGCCGGTGTGGCTGGAGACGCGGGCGGCGGTGCGGGGGCGCTCGGTGAAGCTCGCGGAGGCGATGGCGGGCGGGCCGCTGCGGGCGCTGGCGCTCCTGCCGCTGTTCGTCGAGGGGCGGGCGTTCGGCACGCTGGCCTTCGGCTTCGAGCGGGAGGCGGGCTTCTCCGCGCTGGAGCGGGCGTCCATCGTCGGGCTGTCGCGGCAGTGTGGACAGGCGCTGGAGCGCGCGAGGCTCTATGAGCGCGAGCACACCGCGCGGCTGGAGGCGGAGGCGCTGGGCGCGCGGCTGAGCCTGCTGGCGGATGCGAGCGCGTTGGTGTCGGGCTCGTTGGGGTGGGAGGAGACGGTGTCCGGGGTGGCTCGGCTGGCGCTGGGGCACTTCGCGGACGGGTGCGCGGTGGACTCGTATGAGGACGGCGTGGTGCGGCGGCTGGCGGTGCTGCACGCGGACCCCGAGAAGGCGGAGCGGGTGCTGGAGTTGACCAGCTTCCCGGCGGAGCAGGGGACGCCCTCGCCGCTGACGCGGGTGTTGTCCAGCGGGCAGCCCCGCATGGAGCGGCGCCGGACGCGGATGACGCCTGGCGAGGGGGGCGTCTTGCCGGTGTGGGGAGACAGCACGCTCATCATCACGCCGCTGGTGGCGCGGCAGCGCACGCTGGGGGCGCTCACCTTCGTGCGGGACGCGGAACGTCCGCCCTTTGGCGTGGAGGACCTGTCGCTGGCGGAGGAGCTGGCGCGGCGCGCGGCGCTGGCCATGGACAATGCCCGGCTGTTCCGCGCGGCGCGTGCCGCGGAGGAGGAGAGCCGGCGCAGCGCCGCGCGGTTGCATGTGCTGGTGCAGGTCAGCCAGCTCATCGCCGAGGCGGGGTTGGACTTGCCCACGGTGTTGGACGTGCTGGCTCGCAAGGTGTCCGAGGCGCTGGGGGGCGGGTGCGTGTTGCAGTTGCTCGCCGAGGACCGGGAGCAGCTGGAGCTGGTGGCGGCGCACCATCCGGACCCGGTGGCGCGTGGGGTGTTGGAGTCGTCGCTGCGGATGAATCCGGCGCGAGTGGGGGAGGGACTGTCGGGCCGGGTGGTGGCGACGGGGCAGACGCTCTTCGTTCCCCGGCTGAGCGCGGAGGAGCTGCTCGGGGACCGCTCGCCCGAGGGGATTTCGTTCCTGGAGCACTACGGGCCGCAGAGCCTCATCATCGTCCCGCTGGGTGCGCGAGGCCGGGTGCTGGGCACGCTGGGCGTCATCCGCGAGGCGCGTGGACGCGAGTACACCGCGGAGGAGCGCGCGCTGCTGGAGAGCCTGGCGGCGCGGGCGGCGTTGGCCATCGAGGACGCGCGGCTGTATGGCGCGGCGACCCAGGCGGTGAAGGCTCGCGATGAGCTGTTGTCCGTCGCGGGGCATGAGCTCAAGTCGCCGCTCAACGCGCTGCAGTTGCAGATTCACCTCCTGGCGCGCATGGCGAAGGACGCGATGTCGGCCAGCGGGCTCGCCGAGCGCGCGGAGAAGGCGGCTCGCGCGGGGCAGCGGCTGGGGTTGCTCATCGACGACCTGCTGGATGTGTCACGCATCAGCGCGGGGCGGCTGAGCCTCAACCGGGAGGACGTGGACCTGGCCTCGCTGACTCGGGAGCTGGTGTCGCGCATGTCCGAGGAGCTGGTGCGCGCGGGCAGCGAGGTGCGGCTGTTGGCGGACGCGGAGGTCGTGGGGCACTGGGACCGGCTGCGGTTGGAGCAGGTGCTGGTGAACCTGCTGTCCAACGCGGCGAAGTACGGCGCGGGCCGTCCGGTGACGGTGCAGGTGGAGCCGCGCTCGGTGGGGGCGGCGCTGCTGGTGCGCGATGAGGGCATCGGCGTGGCGCCCGAGGACCAGGAGCGCATCTTCGAGCGCTTCGAGCGCACCGAGTCCGCGCAGCACTTCAAGGGCCTGGGGCTGGGCCTCTGGATTACCAAGCGCATCGTCGAGGCCCACGGCGGGAGCATCCGCGTGGAGAGCCAGCCGGGCCGAGGGTCCACCTTCACCGTGGAGCTGCCGCTGTCTGGCGTGCCTCAGGCCTGA
- a CDS encoding type II secretion system protein GspG yields MTSSAEAPPPPSRRSPILWVGLAFAFALVCAVLVGALTRSRAVHSDRIHRDFVVLEEALARYQADGHTLPEDADLEVLLVPKYLSVLPLDPWGRPYRYTSNGQQVFIATLGQSDDRGGHDEEQDHTNHDGHQAPPEK; encoded by the coding sequence ATGACTTCGTCCGCGGAAGCCCCTCCTCCTCCCTCTCGTCGCTCGCCCATCTTGTGGGTGGGGTTGGCGTTCGCCTTCGCGCTGGTGTGCGCGGTGCTGGTGGGGGCGCTGACGCGCTCGCGGGCAGTGCACTCGGACCGCATCCACCGCGACTTCGTGGTGCTGGAGGAGGCGCTGGCGCGCTACCAGGCGGACGGCCACACGCTGCCCGAGGATGCGGACCTGGAAGTGCTCCTGGTGCCCAAGTACCTGTCCGTGTTGCCGCTGGACCCGTGGGGTCGGCCGTACCGCTACACCAGCAATGGGCAGCAGGTGTTCATCGCGACGCTGGGACAGAGCGACGACCGGGGCGGGCACGACGAGGAGCAGGACCACACCAACCACGACGGGCATCAGGCGCCCCCGGAGAAGTAG